Proteins encoded in a region of the Frondihabitans sp. 762G35 genome:
- a CDS encoding alpha-ketoglutarate-dependent dioxygenase AlkB, with the protein MTLAFQTSLFDDLDAEPLIGALATTVERIDLGEGAWLDLRPGWVQNSDALFERLVDSVPWQADRRQMYDRVVDVPRLVSWFGPSDGLPDPALAAARDALNDHYGRPPGQVFETAGLCFYRTGDDSIAWHGDNVGPGIDDDTMVAIVSVGAERTLAVRSRSGGDVRRFPLGHGDLLVMGGSCQRTHEHSIAKSKRAVGPRISIQFRPVWSRTA; encoded by the coding sequence ATGACCCTCGCGTTCCAGACCTCGCTCTTCGACGACCTCGACGCCGAGCCCCTGATCGGCGCGCTCGCGACCACGGTCGAGCGCATCGACCTCGGCGAAGGAGCCTGGCTCGACCTCCGGCCCGGGTGGGTCCAGAACTCCGACGCGCTCTTCGAACGACTCGTCGATAGCGTGCCGTGGCAGGCCGACCGGCGGCAGATGTACGACCGCGTCGTCGACGTCCCGCGACTCGTCTCCTGGTTCGGCCCCTCCGACGGCCTCCCCGACCCTGCGCTCGCGGCGGCCAGGGATGCCCTCAACGACCACTATGGGCGCCCGCCCGGTCAGGTCTTCGAGACGGCGGGTCTGTGCTTCTACCGCACGGGTGACGACAGCATCGCCTGGCACGGCGACAACGTCGGGCCCGGCATCGACGACGACACGATGGTGGCGATCGTCTCGGTCGGAGCCGAACGCACGCTCGCCGTCCGATCCCGCAGCGGCGGCGACGTCCGACGCTTCCCCCTCGGCCACGGCGACCTGCTCGTCATGGGCGGGAGCTGCCAGCGCACGCACGAGCACTCGATCGCGAAGTCGAAGCGCGCCGTCGGACCCCGCATCAGCATCCAGTTCCGACCCGTCTGGTCGCGAACCGCATGA